The genome window TGGCATTTTTTCTTTGTAAAGACTTTAGCAAAGGATTATCAGAAATATTGTTTGAAAATTTGGACCCAGAAAAAGCAATCCATAGAGAAGTAAATAACGAGCCAAATCTTGATTTTATACCGGCAGGAACTTTTTGTTTAAAAAACCAAACCTTTTACGAAGATAATTTTAATATGGAAAACTTAAAAAAATTTTTAAACAATGAGGCTATCAAAAATTACGAATTTGTTATGTTTGATACACCGCCAAGAATTAACCAACATATCGAAACGCTCATAGAAGTCGGTAATTATAGTTTAATGGTTTTAACACCTGACCCTGCGACATTCTCTTCGTTTGTGATTTTTGAAAAATTTTTTGAAGATAAAGAATACATCGGTAAAATTTTAGCTATAATAAATAAAACAGAGCCATCAAAAGTTGAAGAAGATTTTGCAAGGATTATCAAGTATAAATTAGGAGAAAAATTTTTGGGTTTTACGCCAAAAGACAATAACGTTGTAGAATCTCAGGGTAAATGTATCCCTACCGTGTTTTATAGTCCTAACTGTGCTTTTTCTGTTTTCATGAAAAAGATTGTTTTAAAATTTATAGATTTAATAAAAATATAAAATACACTTTGGGTGAGAAATTCAAATATAAATAAAACATCTAAAAAAACTCCTTGGTGGCAGTTAAAATTGTAATAGCAAAAATTCCACCAAGGAGGTAAAAATGCAAAACTCTAATCTTTATTTTACAAT of Sulfurihydrogenibium sp. contains these proteins:
- a CDS encoding ParA family protein, encoding MVIIPVISFKGGVGKSTVALNFAAELSKYYKTLLVDTDPQNSLAFFLCKDFSKGLSEILFENLDPEKAIHREVNNEPNLDFIPAGTFCLKNQTFYEDNFNMENLKKFLNNEAIKNYEFVMFDTPPRINQHIETLIEVGNYSLMVLTPDPATFSSFVIFEKFFEDKEYIGKILAIINKTEPSKVEEDFARIIKYKLGEKFLGFTPKDNNVVESQGKCIPTVFYSPNCAFSVFMKKIVLKFIDLIKI